In one Brevibacillus composti genomic region, the following are encoded:
- a CDS encoding capping complex subunit for YIEGIA: MSRIVAVVITDSQQVSGGVPVFHAKNQEEQQHLILNLEKILDANAHDLKNGTYILVDHTKSS; the protein is encoded by the coding sequence ATGAGTCGAATCGTTGCGGTCGTCATTACCGATTCGCAGCAGGTATCCGGCGGGGTTCCGGTGTTTCATGCCAAAAATCAGGAGGAGCAGCAGCACCTCATCCTCAACCTGGAAAAAATCCTGGACGCCAATGCACACGACCTGAAAAACGGAACATATATCCTGGTGGATCACACCAAATCAT